From the Pseudodesulfovibrio indicus genome, the window CCTTCCTGCCGACCCTCGGTCTGCACGTGGCGGCCTCGATCATGGTCGGGCAGGCCATGGGCGACCGCCAGCCGGACCGGGCGGCCTTTGCCACCCATTCCGTGCTCCACCTGGCCATGGGCTACATGGGGGTGATGGCCCTGCTGTTCGTGTGCTTCCCGGACATGCTCATGAACCTGTTCCGGTCCCGGAACGACGTGGGCGATTTCGACGCGGTGCTGCGGATGGGCGTGGTCCTCATGCGCTACTGCGCGGTGTTCACGCTCATCGACGCCGTGGCCATCGTCTACGTGGGCGGGCTCAAGGGCGCGGGCGACACCCGGTACACCATGCTGGTCATGGGCTGCGCGTCCCTGGCGTGCATCGTCGGGCCGCTGATCGTCCTGCACCATCTGGGCCTGACCTCCATCCACGGACCCTGGATCTGTCTGCTGCTGTACGTCATGGTCCTGGCGACCGCCTTCGCGGTCCGGTTCCGCAAGGGGCCTTGGCGGCGCATCGACCTCATAGGAAGGAACGCGAAGCCCGAAAGAGGTTGAACCTCTCAAGGCCGTGGGCTAACTTAACCGTATGACACTTGAAAGCCTTGTTTTCAGCATCCGGAATCTGGCGGGCATGGAGCGGCAGGGGGCGGTGGCATTTTCCGGGGGCGTGGACAGCGCCCTCGTTGCTGCCGCAACGCAGAGAGCTCTGGGCCATCGGGCAGTTGCCTGCACCGTGGTCAGCGAGTTGACCACGGGGCGCGATCTGTTGCGGGCTTCCGAGGCCGCCGCGGCCATCGGCATACGGCACATCGAGCTGCCGGTCTCCGCCCTGGCCGTGGCCGGTGTGCGGCGAAACCAGTCCGATCGCTGCTACCACTGCAAACAGCTGGTCTTTCGTACCATTCAGGAGGCGGTGGGCGATTCGGCGCTGCTCTTGGACGGGACCAATGACGAGGACGATCCGGCCCGGCCGGGCATGAAGGCCGCCCTCGAATTCGGGGTTTTTTCCGGGCTCAAGAAGAGCGGGCTGCGCAAGGCCGACGTTCGCAGGCTGGCGCGGGAAATCGGGTTGCCCAACTGGGACGCCCACTCCGAGAGCTGCCTGGCCACCCGCGTCAGGGAGGGGCAGGAGCTCTCGGTGGAGATCCTGACCGGCATCGAGGCCATGGAGAGCCGGCTCGACGAGTTCGGTGTCCACACGGCCAGGGTGCGCATTGATAATCTGGTGGCAACCGTGGAGTTTGAACCACAATACTCTGAAATTATGGAAACAAATCGTGATAATATCGTGGCGCAGGCGCGCCGCTTAGGGTTGAGATCATGCCTCTTCAAGGAGTGGCGGGGATGAGTCTTGACCGTTTGCTCGACGATTTCGAGGCGGGCCGCATCACCAGGGAACAGCTCAAGCGGGAGATGTCGGGCAGCGCCTTCATCGACGTTGGTTGCGCCAAACTCGATCATCACCGGGCCGAACGTACGGGCGGTCCAGAGGTGGTCTATTGCGAAGGCAAGAGCCCCGATCAGGTGGCCGTGATCTTTGATCGGTTGCTGCGCGCCAACGGCCGGGTGCTGGGAACCCGCGCCGGTCGCGAACATTTCGAGGCCGTGAGCGGCCTGGATAACGCGCGTTTCGATCCGGTTTCGCGGTTGATCACGGCCGGATCATCGGCGGTCGACCTGGAAGGCAAGGTAGTGGTCGTGTCGGCCGGGACTTCGGACACGCCCGTGGCCGAGGAGGCCGCCGGTACCGCCGAATTCCTGGGGAGTTTTGTCGTCCGGCACTTCGACTGCGGCGTGGCGGGCATCCACCGGCTGTTCTCGGTCATGGGCGAAATCAACGACGCCTCCGTGATCATCGCCGTGGCGGGCATGGAAGGGGCGCTTCCCTCGGTCATCGGCGGGCTGGCCCTGCCGCCCATCGTGGCCGTGCCGACCAGCGTGGGCTACGGGGCGAATTTCCAGGGGCTGGCTCCCCTGCTGACCATGATGAACTCGTGCGCGCCCGGCGTGGGCGTGGTGAACATCGACAACGGATTCGGCGCCGGCTACCTGGCGCACAAGATAAACATGCTCGCCCTTGGGGGCGGACAACGGACGGAGCGCGCGTGAGCACGGTATTTCTGGATTGTTCCACCGGCGTGAGCGGCGACATGCTGCTGGCGGCCCTGAGCCACGCCCTGGAGGAATGGCGCGGGCCGGGAGCCGGTTTCGCCTTTCTCGACAAGGCATTGGCATCCCTGAAGCTGGAAGGGTTTCGGCTCGCATGGTCGGAAAAGCGGATTGCGGGCATCCGCACCCAGCACGTGGACGTGATTTCGACCCTGGACCAGCCCCTTCGCCACTACACGGACCTGCGCGCGATCATCGAGAACAGCGGCATGCCCGCCCGGGCCGGGGAGAGATCCGTGCGCGCCCTGCGCCTTCTGGGCGAGGCCGAGGCCAAGGTCCACGGCGTGGAACTGGAAGCGGTTCATTTCCACGAAATCGGCGCTGTGGATACCCTTGCGGATATTTGTGGAGCAATGCTCCTTCTGGACGCGCTGGAGGCCGGGGACGTGGTCGTCGGGCCGGTCGATCTTGGGTCCGGTTTCGTGCACTGCGCGCACGGCGTTTTGCCAGTTCCGGCACCTGCTTGCGCAGAGCTGGCCAAGGGGCTGATCACCTTCGGCTCGGACTGCGCCATGGAGCGCGCCACCCCCACCGGCCTGGCCATCTTGCGGACTGTTGCGGATGAGTTCGGTCCCCTGCCCATGGGAACCCTTCTCGGGGTGGGATACGGGTCCGGCGGGCGGTCCTCTGACGAGCAACCCACCTATGTCCGGGCCATGGTCTTGGAGCGGGTTGCGGAAACCGGTCGGTGACGGGAGCGGGAAAGTGCGTGACGACCTCATGGTGATCATCGCCCGCTACCGCGAGGACGTGTCCTGGGCGGACGAGCTGGGCTTTGATCACGTGGTCTACGACAAGAGCGGCGATCCGGTACAAAACGCCCGGCCACTGCCGAACATCGGGCGGGAAGCCCACACCTATTTCTCCCACATCGTGGCCGAGTACGACCGGCTGGCACCCATGAACGTCTTCCTCCAGGGCGACCCCTTTGATCATTTGGATGATCATGGCCGGGCCATTGTGGAGACCTTGCGGAACCGTCTTGCGGATATTGCGGATCACCGCGTTCCGTTCAAGGGGCTGGCGTGGTTCAAACTGAAGAGCGACGCGCTGGGGCGTCCCCACGATCTGGACAAGCCCGAGAACAAGGGCCGCTGGGCGGGTTGGGGTCGGGACATCCCGGTGGGCGAGCTCTTCGAGCGGCTGTTCGGGGTGCCCATGCCGACCCAGATTATCTGCCGCGCACCCACGGGCAATTTCTGCGTCACGGCGGAGCGCATCCGCACCCGCCCCGCGCATTCTACCAATACTGCCTCCGCCTGGTGGAGGCCGATCCCCAAGACGAGCGCAACACCGGGCACGCCTTCGAACGGCTCTGGCAACACATCTTCAACGGCAATACCGGCTGGAACCGCGAACGGTACGAATAGCTCCGGGAGGACGTCATGCTGCCCCTGAACTTGAACATCGCCCTGTCGTCGCTCTCCGCGCACAAGCTGCGGGCCGTGCTGGCCATGCTCGGGGTCTTCCTGGGGGCGCTGGCCTTCACCGGGGTGCAGCACGTCTCCAAGATCATGGTCCGGCAGTCCGAGATCGAGACCGAGAAACTCGGCCCGAATCTGTTCTCGGTTATGGCCGGGTCCGTACGCTTCACCCGTGGCGGCGGCATGCGCCAGTCGGGCGGCTCCCGCAACTTTTTACTCTCCGACGCCCAGGCGATCATCGATACCGTGCCCGGCGTGCTGGCCGGGACGCCGTTCATCACCGCGACCATGCCCGTGCGCGGCGACGCTGCGGCCGTGAACACCCAGGTCATGGCCTGCTGGCCCAATTACCAGCAGATCCGCAGCTTCCGGGCCGACATCGGGCGGTTCTTCGACTGGCGCGAGGTCGAGGCCCGGGCCAAGGTCTGTGTCCTGGGCCGAAAGACCGCCGAGCGGCTGTTCGGCAAGCCGGAGCTGGCCGTGGGCAAGGACGTCTACATGTTCCGGGCGGGCTTCCGCGTGCTCGGGGTCATGGAGACCAAGGGCCGCGACGTTTCCGGGCAGGACCAGGACGAGGTCATGCTCCTGCCCATCACCACCTACATGCGGCGGGCCAGCAACCAGCAATGGATTTCCGGGGTGTTCCTCCAGTTGGACAAGGACGCCGGGGTGGAAGCGGTCACGGCGGCGGTCAACGCGGTCATGCGCGAGCGCCACGGCATCGGCCCGGGCGAGGACGACGACTTCACGGCCCTGTCCGCGGCCGACGCCATCGAATTGCAGCGCCAGGCCCTGGACCTGATGACCACCTTGGGCGGGATCTCCTCGACCATCTCCTTTGCCGTGGGCGGCATGGGCATCCTGTCCATCATGATCCTGGTGGTCCGCTCCCGCCGCGTGGAGATCGGGGTGCGCCGCGCCGTGGGCGGGCGGCGCAGGGACATCGTCCGCCAGTTCCTGTTCGAGTCCGGGCTGATGGCCGGTCTGGGCGGCGGGCTGGGCGTGGTCGTGACCGTGATCCTGGTGGTGGTCGGGTGCTCTCTCGCCAAGCTGCCGCTGATCATCGACCCGGTCAGCCTGGCCGTGACCCTGTTCGGCTCCTGCCTCCTGGGGGTCGCCGCCGGGGCCTACCCGGCCTGGCAGGCCGCCAATATCGAGATCCTCGACGTTCTCAAGTCCTGATCCCGATTTCCCTTTTATTCCAATATATTATCATAATACATAGCGGGCTAACAATCGATGAATAGCCCGCTGAGAAGAAGGGTGCGCGCTCAACGGGCCGTCCTGCCGGGTTGCCCTTCGGCGTCCTCTTGCGGACGGGCTTGACTTTCCGTCGGGGCGCGAATAATGAACATGTTCAGTAAGTGAACGTGTTCAACAAGGAGGCCACATGAGCGAGGAGACCACCCTGCGCGAGCGGCGCAAGCGGGAGACGCGGGACCGGATTCAGGCCGCGGCCCGAAAGCTGATCACCGAGCGCGGGTTCGAGGGGACGACCATGCGCGGGCTGGCCCGCGAGGCCGGGGTCGGGGTCGGGACCATCGCCCTGCACTTCTCGGACAAGACGTCGCTGCTCTTCTCCACCTTCTTCGACGAGATCGGGGCGGTCTCCCAGCGGGCCGTGTCCACCGCCCCCCGGGACGGTTCCCTGCGCGCCA encodes:
- a CDS encoding DUF3431 domain-containing protein, which produces MRDDLMVIIARYREDVSWADELGFDHVVYDKSGDPVQNARPLPNIGREAHTYFSHIVAEYDRLAPMNVFLQGDPFDHLDDHGRAIVETLRNRLADIADHRVPFKGLAWFKLKSDALGRPHDLDKPENKGRWAGWGRDIPVGELFERLFGVPMPTQIICRAPTGNFCVTAERIRTRPAHSTNTASAWWRPIPKTSATPGTPSNGSGNTSSTAIPAGTANGTNSSGRTSCCP
- a CDS encoding ABC transporter permease; the protein is MLPLNLNIALSSLSAHKLRAVLAMLGVFLGALAFTGVQHVSKIMVRQSEIETEKLGPNLFSVMAGSVRFTRGGGMRQSGGSRNFLLSDAQAIIDTVPGVLAGTPFITATMPVRGDAAAVNTQVMACWPNYQQIRSFRADIGRFFDWREVEARAKVCVLGRKTAERLFGKPELAVGKDVYMFRAGFRVLGVMETKGRDVSGQDQDEVMLLPITTYMRRASNQQWISGVFLQLDKDAGVEAVTAAVNAVMRERHGIGPGEDDDFTALSAADAIELQRQALDLMTTLGGISSTISFAVGGMGILSIMILVVRSRRVEIGVRRAVGGRRRDIVRQFLFESGLMAGLGGGLGVVVTVILVVVGCSLAKLPLIIDPVSLAVTLFGSCLLGVAAGAYPAWQAANIEILDVLKS
- the larB gene encoding nickel pincer cofactor biosynthesis protein LarB, producing the protein MSLDRLLDDFEAGRITREQLKREMSGSAFIDVGCAKLDHHRAERTGGPEVVYCEGKSPDQVAVIFDRLLRANGRVLGTRAGREHFEAVSGLDNARFDPVSRLITAGSSAVDLEGKVVVVSAGTSDTPVAEEAAGTAEFLGSFVVRHFDCGVAGIHRLFSVMGEINDASVIIAVAGMEGALPSVIGGLALPPIVAVPTSVGYGANFQGLAPLLTMMNSCAPGVGVVNIDNGFGAGYLAHKINMLALGGGQRTERA
- a CDS encoding asparagine synthase-related protein, producing the protein MERQGAVAFSGGVDSALVAAATQRALGHRAVACTVVSELTTGRDLLRASEAAAAIGIRHIELPVSALAVAGVRRNQSDRCYHCKQLVFRTIQEAVGDSALLLDGTNDEDDPARPGMKAALEFGVFSGLKKSGLRKADVRRLAREIGLPNWDAHSESCLATRVREGQELSVEILTGIEAMESRLDEFGVHTARVRIDNLVATVEFEPQYSEIMETNRDNIVAQARRLGLRSCLFKEWRG
- a CDS encoding LarC family nickel insertion protein codes for the protein MSTVFLDCSTGVSGDMLLAALSHALEEWRGPGAGFAFLDKALASLKLEGFRLAWSEKRIAGIRTQHVDVISTLDQPLRHYTDLRAIIENSGMPARAGERSVRALRLLGEAEAKVHGVELEAVHFHEIGAVDTLADICGAMLLLDALEAGDVVVGPVDLGSGFVHCAHGVLPVPAPACAELAKGLITFGSDCAMERATPTGLAILRTVADEFGPLPMGTLLGVGYGSGGRSSDEQPTYVRAMVLERVAETGR